From one Aquila chrysaetos chrysaetos chromosome 7, bAquChr1.4, whole genome shotgun sequence genomic stretch:
- the SPICE1 gene encoding spindle and centriole-associated protein 1 isoform X17: MAVAKDLFGDAPRMRTGFPNVTMAPNCDLESSQGPIVQKCDPSTQLSILSESVVDSQALNEVEEEALSIYQSEDGHQDFLNFKSSINSDRLLRLLREENSLVNSQLWAEKDMRKTTLSQESNMPLTPTTVSPSLDQSALNATNVVKRIHSRLQNEDEEETVDSTYTVRQVLNPNSRKQKQIAAKMKRKQTAQNSARQSRDDSPANSIPTDLRRDNKSSLDILNHMIRKVENELEEYERCTGREVQKTERSEGLTGFTLSLVNALCRLMRYLKESEMQLHEKEVMRQQHEEMLNEHRELIDALTAEILLVREENTAIQKKLQQYMMVTDEQLISLTQAFKGLPLVEPRREQSPNNFGIASKGPVNGQGEPDLSYFEPSADACKREGMLKFPQEELPLKFPLRPGASGGGGAGRSLPAHIFQPAVLLSPPRQKSSQELPPLQNVFTAISQSPENTEREPCKERSSPSSLQTQSTTEENCLISRRQPVPPADKDLESSHGKISLSCPGDARKNSTAKELFQNGDLLGQIAELTRQNSLIKAQLSKFRGFSEDTSDCLHQPDPIQNANPSPDSSQGQTHLMVSKSLEERIAELNRQSTEARDKLLQLIDQQKLAAADVVPPTISPVLSPSLNYTENPRRTIDVSIPMAVAMDSSKEDSVSPGSMTSIRRSVGDSGKPCSPLSASSESLKLIPVSQRPKVEKQKEEGWFALSMHIM; encoded by the exons ATGGCTGTGGCAAAAGACTTGTTTGGGGATGCTCCTCGCATGCGAACAG GTTTCCCTAATGTAACAATGGCTCCTAACTGTGACCTAGAATCATCTCAAGGACCCATTGTACAAAAATGTGATCCTTCCACTCAGCTTTCCATCCTTAGTGAATCTGTCGTGGATTCCCAG GCTCTTAATGAAGTGGAAGAGGAAGCATTATCAATCTATCAATCAGAAGATGGACATCAGGactttctgaatttcaaatcCAGCATCAATTCTGACAG GCTACTTCGGTTATTGAGAGAAGAAAATTCCTTGGTGAATTCTCAGTTGTGGGCTGAAAAGGATATGAGAAAAACTACCTTATCGCAGGAATCAAATATGCCTTTGACTCCAACAACTGTTTCTCCATCATTGGATCAGTCAG CCCTCAATGCTACAAATGTAGTCAAGAGAATCCATTCAAGACTTCAGAATGAAGACGAAGAAGAGACCGTAGACTCCACTTACACTGTGAGACAAGTGCTGAACCCAAActcaaggaaacaaaagcaaattgcaGCAAAAA tgaaaagaaaacaaactgcacaGAACTCTGCAAGACAGAGCAGAGATGATTCTCCAGCTAATTCAATCCCCACTGACCTTCGGAGGGACAACAAATCCAGCCTAGATATTCTCAACCACATGATACGTAAAGTGGAGAATGAATTGGAGGAGTATGAGCGATGTACAGGTCGTGAGGTTCAAAAAACTGAGAGAAGTGAAGGCCTCACCGGGTTTACCTTGTCACTGGTGAATGCTCTATGTCGTTTGATGCGCTACCTCAAAGAG AGTGAAATGCAGCTGCATGAGAAAGAGGTGATGAGACAGCAGCATGAGGAGATGTTGAATGAACACAGAGAACTGATTGATGCTCTGACTGCAGAAATACTTCTAGtgagggaagaaaacactgcTATCCAG AAGAAGCTTCAGCAATACATGATGGTAACAGATGAACAGCTGATCTCTCTCACACAAGCATTTAAAGGCCTCCCTTTGGTAGAACCTAGAAGAGAACAAAGTCCAAACAATTTTGGAATTGCAAGCAAAGGCCCAGTGAACGGGCAag GCGAACCTGATTTGAGCTATTTTGAGCCTAGTGCTGATGCATGCAAAAGGGAAGGTATGCTGAAATTCCCACAGGAAGAACTTCCTCTCAAGTTTCCCCTGAGGCCAGGTGCCTCAGGTGGTGGCGGAGCTGGTAGAAGCTTGCCAGCCCACATCTTCCAGCCAGCTGTGCTGTTGTCACCTCCCCGGCAGAAGAGCAGTCAGGAATTGCCTCCCCTCCAGAACG TGTTTACAGCCATTTCTCAGTctcctgaaaacactgaaagagaaCCGTGCAAGGAAAGGAGCTCACCTTCTTCCCTGCAAACACAGAGTACAACTGAGGAAAACTGTCTCATCTCTCGAAGGCAACCAGTTCCTCCCGCAGACAAAGACTTGGAGAGTTCCCATGGGAAAATCAGTCTGTCCTGCCCAGGTGACGCTAGAAAAAACAGCACAGCTAAAGAGTTATTTCAAAATGGTGATCTACTGGGACAGATAGCTGAGCTTACGCGGCAGAACTCTCTAATTAAAGCTCAACTGAGCAAATTCAGAGGCTTCTCTGAAGACACAAGTGACTGCCTACatcagccagacccaatacaaaaTGCAAATCCTAGTCCAGACTCTTCACAAGGACAG ACTCATCTCATGGTATCAAAGAGCTTGGAGGAAAGAATAGCAGAGCTGAATCGTCAGAGTACAGAAGCACGTGATAAACTGTTGCAGCTAATAGACCAACAGAAATTAGCTGCTGCTGATGTGGTCCCTCCAACGATATCTCCTGTTCTGTCCCCATCCCTAAATTATACTG AAAATCCAAGGAGGACAATTGACGTGTCTATTCCCATGGCAGTTGCTATGGACAGCTCCAAAGAAGATAGTGTTTCCCCTGGCAGTATGACCAGTATAAGAAG GTCTGTAGGAGACTCTGGCAAACCTTGTTCACCCCTAAGTGCCTCATCAGAAAGTTTGAAATTAATTCCTGTCAGCCAAAGGCCAAAG gtggaaaagcaaaaagaagaagGCTGGTTTGCATTGTCAATGCACATCATGTAA
- the SPICE1 gene encoding spindle and centriole-associated protein 1 isoform X18 — translation MAPNCDLESSQGPIVQKCDPSTQLSILSESVVDSQALNEVEEEALSIYQSEDGHQDFLNFKSSINSDRLLRLLREENSLVNSQLWAEKDMRKTTLSQESNMPLTPTTVSPSLDQSALNATNVVKRIHSRLQNEDEEETVDSTYTVRQVLNPNSRKQKQIAAKMKRKQTAQNSARQSRDDSPANSIPTDLRRDNKSSLDILNHMIRKVENELEEYERCTGREVQKTERSEGLTGFTLSLVNALCRLMRYLKESEMQLHEKEVMRQQHEEMLNEHRELIDALTAEILLVREENTAIQKKLQQYMMVTDEQLISLTQAFKGLPLVEPRREQSPNNFGIASKGPVNGQGEPDLSYFEPSADACKREGMLKFPQEELPLKFPLRPGASGGGGAGRSLPAHIFQPAVLLSPPRQKSSQELPPLQNVFTAISQSPENTEREPCKERSSPSSLQTQSTTEENCLISRRQPVPPADKDLESSHGKISLSCPGDARKNSTAKELFQNGDLLGQIAELTRQNSLIKAQLSKFRGFSEDTSDCLHQPDPIQNANPSPDSSQGQTHLMVSKSLEERIAELNRQSTEARDKLLQLIDQQKLAAADVVPPTISPVLSPSLNYTENPRRTIDVSIPMAVAMDSSKEDSVSPGSMTSIRRSVGDSGKPCSPLSASSESLKLIPVSQRPKVEKQKEEGWFALSMHIM, via the exons ATGGCTCCTAACTGTGACCTAGAATCATCTCAAGGACCCATTGTACAAAAATGTGATCCTTCCACTCAGCTTTCCATCCTTAGTGAATCTGTCGTGGATTCCCAG GCTCTTAATGAAGTGGAAGAGGAAGCATTATCAATCTATCAATCAGAAGATGGACATCAGGactttctgaatttcaaatcCAGCATCAATTCTGACAG GCTACTTCGGTTATTGAGAGAAGAAAATTCCTTGGTGAATTCTCAGTTGTGGGCTGAAAAGGATATGAGAAAAACTACCTTATCGCAGGAATCAAATATGCCTTTGACTCCAACAACTGTTTCTCCATCATTGGATCAGTCAG CCCTCAATGCTACAAATGTAGTCAAGAGAATCCATTCAAGACTTCAGAATGAAGACGAAGAAGAGACCGTAGACTCCACTTACACTGTGAGACAAGTGCTGAACCCAAActcaaggaaacaaaagcaaattgcaGCAAAAA tgaaaagaaaacaaactgcacaGAACTCTGCAAGACAGAGCAGAGATGATTCTCCAGCTAATTCAATCCCCACTGACCTTCGGAGGGACAACAAATCCAGCCTAGATATTCTCAACCACATGATACGTAAAGTGGAGAATGAATTGGAGGAGTATGAGCGATGTACAGGTCGTGAGGTTCAAAAAACTGAGAGAAGTGAAGGCCTCACCGGGTTTACCTTGTCACTGGTGAATGCTCTATGTCGTTTGATGCGCTACCTCAAAGAG AGTGAAATGCAGCTGCATGAGAAAGAGGTGATGAGACAGCAGCATGAGGAGATGTTGAATGAACACAGAGAACTGATTGATGCTCTGACTGCAGAAATACTTCTAGtgagggaagaaaacactgcTATCCAG AAGAAGCTTCAGCAATACATGATGGTAACAGATGAACAGCTGATCTCTCTCACACAAGCATTTAAAGGCCTCCCTTTGGTAGAACCTAGAAGAGAACAAAGTCCAAACAATTTTGGAATTGCAAGCAAAGGCCCAGTGAACGGGCAag GCGAACCTGATTTGAGCTATTTTGAGCCTAGTGCTGATGCATGCAAAAGGGAAGGTATGCTGAAATTCCCACAGGAAGAACTTCCTCTCAAGTTTCCCCTGAGGCCAGGTGCCTCAGGTGGTGGCGGAGCTGGTAGAAGCTTGCCAGCCCACATCTTCCAGCCAGCTGTGCTGTTGTCACCTCCCCGGCAGAAGAGCAGTCAGGAATTGCCTCCCCTCCAGAACG TGTTTACAGCCATTTCTCAGTctcctgaaaacactgaaagagaaCCGTGCAAGGAAAGGAGCTCACCTTCTTCCCTGCAAACACAGAGTACAACTGAGGAAAACTGTCTCATCTCTCGAAGGCAACCAGTTCCTCCCGCAGACAAAGACTTGGAGAGTTCCCATGGGAAAATCAGTCTGTCCTGCCCAGGTGACGCTAGAAAAAACAGCACAGCTAAAGAGTTATTTCAAAATGGTGATCTACTGGGACAGATAGCTGAGCTTACGCGGCAGAACTCTCTAATTAAAGCTCAACTGAGCAAATTCAGAGGCTTCTCTGAAGACACAAGTGACTGCCTACatcagccagacccaatacaaaaTGCAAATCCTAGTCCAGACTCTTCACAAGGACAG ACTCATCTCATGGTATCAAAGAGCTTGGAGGAAAGAATAGCAGAGCTGAATCGTCAGAGTACAGAAGCACGTGATAAACTGTTGCAGCTAATAGACCAACAGAAATTAGCTGCTGCTGATGTGGTCCCTCCAACGATATCTCCTGTTCTGTCCCCATCCCTAAATTATACTG AAAATCCAAGGAGGACAATTGACGTGTCTATTCCCATGGCAGTTGCTATGGACAGCTCCAAAGAAGATAGTGTTTCCCCTGGCAGTATGACCAGTATAAGAAG GTCTGTAGGAGACTCTGGCAAACCTTGTTCACCCCTAAGTGCCTCATCAGAAAGTTTGAAATTAATTCCTGTCAGCCAAAGGCCAAAG gtggaaaagcaaaaagaagaagGCTGGTTTGCATTGTCAATGCACATCATGTAA